One genomic segment of Theobroma cacao cultivar B97-61/B2 chromosome 6, Criollo_cocoa_genome_V2, whole genome shotgun sequence includes these proteins:
- the LOC18595988 gene encoding uncharacterized protein LOC18595988 — protein sequence MNVSEIGESNPVGLDESYRPLPSLYLGFLSIWFFSACSWTFNTYKNRHFQTNNLQWTLASVPLIKAFQLTLSFLFWYSCFYLQVCSLWMSFGVYVTGVLFQTASFVSFVLISHGYCITCERLSVTERRTTAALGCVFYLTLVGYRASVPYFTVLLLLNYIISFYVIFHHISRNLVVLREQLTFIEDEDVQSMRDAVYAKYKMFKKFQGAMLIVAMAETVIYLNMDDFSENYWLRLLVREWAQFCIFMYIGWTFRSQELATHFSVMPTLKSIVDSMVPPIYRIEMDATTFREFTSHEWHIGVPTSVRDKSPRDSVLVIIQHPHAFRPTSGAAPSSRKQPA from the exons ATGAACGTGTCAGAAATCGGTGAGTCGAACCCGGTTGGACTCGACGAGTCGTATCGGCCCCTGCCTTCTCTCTACTTgggtttcctttccatttgGTTCTTCTCCGCTTGTTCTTGGACGTTCAACACTTATAAAAACCGCCACTTCCAG ACAAATAATTTACAGTGGACTCTTGCGTCTGTTCCGTTGATCAAAGCCTTTCAACTCACACTATCCTTCCTTTTTTG GTATTCATGCTTTTATCTTCAGGTATGTTCACTGTGGATGTCATTTGGGGTGTATGTAACTGGAGTGCTCTTTCAGACAGCTTCATTTGTTTCCTTTGTGCTGATCTCTCATGGATACTGCATCACCTGTGAGCGCCTTTCAGTAACAGAGCGCCGGACTACTGCTGCACTGGGATGTGTATTTTACTTAACTCTTGTTGGCTACAGAGCTTCTGTACCTTATTTCACG GTTCTTCTACTgcttaattacataatttcattctatgtaatttttcaccataTATCACGAAATCTAGTAGTGTTGCGGGAACAGTTGACATTTATCGAGGATGAGGATGTCCAATCAATGCGTGATGCTGTTTATGCGAAGTACAAAATGTTCAA GAAATTTCAGGGTGCTATGCTAATAGTTGCCATGGCTGAAACTGTG aTATACTTAAACATGGATGACTTCTCAGAGAATTACTGGCTTCGGTTGTTGGTTCGAGAGTGGGCACAATTCTGCATCTTTATGTACATTGG ATGGACTTTTAGGTCACAAGAGTTGGCAACACATTTTTCAGTTATGCCAACTTTGAAATCCATAGTGGATTCAATGGTTCCTCCGATCTATCGTATA GAAATGGATGCCACAACTTTCAGAGAGTTTACAAGTCATGAATGGCACATTGGTGTG CCAACTTCTGTCCGGGACAAAAGCCCTAGAGACTCAGTTTTGGTGATAATTCAGCATCCACATGCATTTAGGCCAACATCAGGGGCCGCACCTTCATCCAGAAAACAGCCAGCATAG
- the LOC18595987 gene encoding cytochrome c oxidase assembly protein COX19 — MSAGGAFGGNRGLSPVPPEKGIFPLDHLHECDLEKKEYLNCLKTSGHKSDKCRQFSKKYLQCRMEKNLMAKQDLSELGFGKQSEMEASGEKNTQTIDN, encoded by the exons ATGAGCGCAG GTGGTGCATTTGGTGGGAATAGAGGGCTGAGCCCAGTGCCACCAGAGAAAGGCATCTTCCCTTTGGATCATTTGCATGAATGTGACTTG GAGAAGAAAGAGTACCTCAATTGCCTTAAAACTTCTGGCCATAAATCGGACAAATGTCGACAATTTTCCAAGAAATACTTGCAGTGTCGAATGGAAAA GAATTTGATGGCAAAGCAGGACTTGTCGGAACTTGGATTTGGTAAGCAGTCCGAGATGGAAGCTTCTGGAGAAAAGAATACTCAGACGATCGATAATTGA